Part of the Tolypothrix sp. PCC 7910 genome, AAAAAAGAAATTCAAGAAACCGAAAGAGCGATCGCGCAATTAAAATCGCAATTAAAAGATAGAAACAAAGTTATTAGCAGCTTCAACGGTCAAATCTTAGAACTGACGGTTGTTCCCGGACAAAACTTGGAAGAAGGGGCGCGTATTGGCACCATCCAAGCTCAAGATTCCACTGATAAATTAGTGGGAGTCGCATTCTTCCCAGTCAGTGAAGGTAAAAAGATTCAAAAAGGTATGGAGTTGCAAATCACTCCTTCTACTGTGAAGCGCGAACGCTTTGGCGGAATCGTCGCCAAGGTAACCAGCGTTTCATCGTTCCCTGTCACCAAAGAAAGTGCATCCAGCGTTGTCGGTGGTGCAGAAATTTTGCAAGGCTTAACCTCCCAAGGGCCGCAAATTCAAGTCTTCGCTGAACTCGATACAGATCCCTCAACTAAAAGCGGTTTTCGCTGGTCATCTTCAAAGGGGCCAGAAGCCAAAGTCACCTCAGGAACCACCTCTTCAGTCCGCGTAAAAGTTGACGAACAATCCCCAATTTCCTTTGTCTTCCCCATACTCCGTTCTTGGAGTGGAATGTATTAATTGGGTGTTTGTCATTTGTCATTTGTCATTTGCTAATTGGTAATAGTAATTTCTCCCTCGTCCCAATCCCCAGTCCCCAGTCCCCAGTCCCCAATCCCCCCTCCCCGACAAATCCTTACTGAACACGAATCATGTGGCGAACTCTTCAATCCCAGCTTGGGCTTAGATTAAAAAAAATTCGGCGGCTGATTAGCCCTCCCGATCGCCGTCGTCGCACTCCTACTCTGTTACAAATGGAAGCGGTGGAATGTGGTGCTGCCGCGTTAGGAATTATTCTTGGTTACTACAATCGCATTGTTCCCTTGGCAGAACTCCGTCAAGCTTGCGGTGTGTCGCGGGATGGGAGTAAAGCGTCAAATATTCTCAGTGCAGCCCGGATCTATGGGATGCAAGCCAAAGGCTTTAAGGTCGATTTGGATGGGTTACGTAAACTCGAATGTCCTTATATTATCTTCTGGAATTTTAACCATTTTCTAGTTGTTGAGGGATTTAGCAAAGATAAGATTTATCTGAATGATCCGGCTACTGGCCCCCGCACCGTTTCCCCCCAAGAATTTGATCAGTCTTTTACTGGTGTCGTCCTAGTTCTGGAACCCAGCGCAGAATTCCGCCCAGGTGGACGCAAGCCCAGCCTGACACTAGCTTTATGGGACAGATTGCAGAGTTCGTTGGGTGCTTTGGTTTACTGTGTAATCGCCGGATTATTATTAGTAATTCCAGGATTAGCTATTCCTGCCTTTTCGCAAACCTTTGTCGATCATGTCTTAATTGAAGGCAGAAATGATTGGTTGCGTCCCTTAATTCTCGGCATTATTTTAACTGCTATCTTAAATGGTTTTTTAACTTTACTTCAGTTGCAATTTTTACGCCGTTTAAAAATTAAGCTGGCTGTGGGGATGTCTAGTCGCTTTTTGTGGCATATTCTCCGCCTACCAGTGAGTTTTTATGATCAACGGTTTGCGGGGGAAATTAGTAACCGGGTTCACCTCAACGATAATTTGGCGAATTTGCTTTCCGGTAGATTAGCTACCACAGTGATTTCTATTTTCACTGTCGTCTTTTATGGCGCAGTCATGCTGCAATATGATGTTGTTCTGACTTTAATTGGTATTGCCTTTGTAATTGTCAATATTACCGTGTGGCGCTGGGTTTCTCGGCAACGTGTCGATGCCAATATGCGATTAATGCAAGAACAAGGCAAAGTTAGCGGTGTAGCCATTTCCGGCTTGCAAAGTATGGAAACCCTGAAGGCTTCAGGGCTAGAATCAGAATTCTTTTCCCGATGGGCTGGCTATTATGCCAAATCGATTAACGCCCGTCAGGAAATGGATACTACTAATCAAACTGTCGGTGTTTTACCATCATTTCTCACCTCAATTACCTCAATGCTGTTGCTGGTGGTGGGAGGGTTGCGGGTAATGGATGGCGTACTCAGTATTGGGATGTTGATTGCCTTTCAAGCCTTAATGCAAAGATTCCTCGAACCTGTGAATAGTTTGGTGAGTCTGGCTGGTGAACTTCAAGAAATGGAAGGT contains:
- a CDS encoding NHLP family bacteriocin export ABC transporter peptidase/permease/ATPase subunit, producing MWRTLQSQLGLRLKKIRRLISPPDRRRRTPTLLQMEAVECGAAALGIILGYYNRIVPLAELRQACGVSRDGSKASNILSAARIYGMQAKGFKVDLDGLRKLECPYIIFWNFNHFLVVEGFSKDKIYLNDPATGPRTVSPQEFDQSFTGVVLVLEPSAEFRPGGRKPSLTLALWDRLQSSLGALVYCVIAGLLLVIPGLAIPAFSQTFVDHVLIEGRNDWLRPLILGIILTAILNGFLTLLQLQFLRRLKIKLAVGMSSRFLWHILRLPVSFYDQRFAGEISNRVHLNDNLANLLSGRLATTVISIFTVVFYGAVMLQYDVVLTLIGIAFVIVNITVWRWVSRQRVDANMRLMQEQGKVSGVAISGLQSMETLKASGLESEFFSRWAGYYAKSINARQEMDTTNQTVGVLPSFLTSITSMLLLVVGGLRVMDGVLSIGMLIAFQALMQRFLEPVNSLVSLAGELQEMEGNLNRLDDVLHNAIDPAVSEEKPLPATYDVPKANVRLQGYVELRNITFGYNRSAAPLIENLNLSLKPGQRVALVGGSGSGKSTVAKLVCGLYEPWAGEILFDGKSRKDIPRSIINHSLALVEQDISMFAGSVRDNLTLWDSTVPFSNLVRACKDAEIQDVVLSMPGGYNADLAEGATNLSGGQRQRLEIARALVNNPAILVMDEATSALDSEAEKLIDRKLRERGCTCVIVAHRLSTIRDCDEIIVFDKGKVVQRGTHEQLQQVEGKYLELIRSEGEAVEAA